The following proteins come from a genomic window of Vibrio vulnificus NBRC 15645 = ATCC 27562:
- a CDS encoding TetR/AcrR family transcriptional regulator, translating into MKVTEQKRLALIEAAKDEFIEFGFNAANMDRVCEKASTSKRTLYRHFESKELLFTAAINAMVEKQKEHTTFVYQAHGALDSQLKAYLQRKVIGLYSEVGLPVVRMIVGEFIREPELAQRYLALMGGKDVELKQWIENAISDGRLISGDSQQIMATLLNLFHGQFLWPQLVANLAQPNEQDQQTHINEMVRIFLRAYVAD; encoded by the coding sequence ATGAAAGTTACCGAGCAAAAACGGCTTGCCCTTATTGAGGCCGCCAAAGATGAATTTATAGAATTTGGTTTTAATGCCGCCAACATGGATCGTGTATGCGAAAAAGCATCCACTTCAAAACGCACCCTTTATCGACACTTTGAAAGCAAAGAGTTGCTGTTCACTGCAGCCATTAATGCCATGGTGGAAAAGCAAAAAGAGCACACCACTTTTGTATATCAAGCTCATGGGGCGCTGGACTCGCAGCTCAAAGCGTACTTGCAGCGCAAAGTGATCGGTCTCTACAGTGAAGTGGGTTTGCCTGTGGTGCGTATGATCGTGGGTGAATTCATTCGAGAGCCCGAGCTGGCACAGCGATACCTCGCCTTGATGGGGGGCAAAGACGTAGAACTCAAACAATGGATAGAAAATGCCATCAGTGACGGAAGGCTGATCTCTGGCGATAGCCAGCAGATCATGGCTACCTTGTTAAATCTGTTCCACGGTCAATTTCTATGGCCGCAATTGGTGGCAAACCTTGCGCAGCCCAACGAGCAAGATCAACAGACGCATATCAATGAAATGGTGCGTATCTTCTTGCGCGCTTACGTAGCAGATTAG
- the rlmC gene encoding 23S rRNA (uracil(747)-C(5))-methyltransferase RlmC — MSCPYFEQKSCTSCTHMNTPYFQQLEMKDNALHTLFSDVAQSAWLAPVQSDSMHCRNKAKMVALGAAHQPTLGIESVQDGTPISLVHCPLYTQDSQALLAYLQEWIRTSGIPPYNKVKKKGELKFVLLTRSQARGEFMLRFVVRSEAALERIRHNLPRLQQAFPAIRVISANIQPIHMARLEGEQEIFLTDAQYLLEEFNGVPMVVRPKSFFQTNPHVAAQLYATARDWVAELKPRQMWDLFCGVGGFALHCAPHAEQVIGIEIEEEAINSAKLSAQQLGIDNLSFSALDSAAYSQAQTQAADLILVNPPRRGLGQALTAQLEQLAPQYLIYSSCNPVTMQQDLAHLPSYRVERAQWFDMFPHTDHAEVMMLLVRQ, encoded by the coding sequence ATGTCCTGTCCTTATTTTGAGCAAAAGAGCTGCACTTCTTGCACACACATGAATACTCCTTACTTTCAACAGCTTGAAATGAAAGACAATGCGTTACATACCTTGTTTTCTGATGTTGCACAAAGTGCGTGGTTGGCTCCGGTTCAAAGTGACTCAATGCATTGCCGTAACAAAGCGAAAATGGTCGCGCTTGGTGCCGCGCATCAACCCACGTTAGGGATCGAAAGTGTCCAAGACGGCACGCCCATCTCCTTAGTCCATTGCCCGCTCTACACTCAAGATAGCCAAGCGCTGTTGGCTTACTTGCAAGAATGGATACGTACATCAGGCATTCCGCCTTACAACAAAGTGAAGAAAAAAGGTGAGCTTAAGTTTGTTTTGCTGACTCGTAGTCAGGCTCGTGGCGAGTTTATGCTGCGTTTTGTGGTGAGAAGTGAGGCAGCACTTGAACGCATTCGCCACAACTTGCCGAGGTTGCAACAGGCGTTTCCTGCCATTCGTGTCATCAGCGCGAACATTCAGCCGATCCACATGGCTCGCTTGGAAGGGGAGCAAGAGATCTTTCTCACTGATGCGCAATATTTGTTGGAAGAATTTAACGGTGTGCCGATGGTGGTGAGACCAAAAAGCTTTTTCCAAACCAATCCGCATGTGGCGGCCCAGCTTTACGCCACTGCCCGCGATTGGGTAGCCGAGCTCAAACCACGCCAAATGTGGGATCTCTTCTGCGGCGTTGGTGGCTTTGCGCTTCACTGCGCACCGCACGCAGAGCAAGTGATTGGCATTGAAATTGAAGAAGAAGCGATCAACAGCGCGAAGCTTTCGGCTCAACAACTCGGCATTGATAATTTGAGTTTCTCTGCGTTGGATTCGGCGGCGTATTCTCAGGCACAAACGCAAGCCGCGGATCTTATTTTGGTTAACCCTCCACGCCGCGGCTTGGGCCAAGCGCTGACTGCACAGTTGGAGCAACTGGCACCACAATATTTGATTTACTCCAGTTGTAACCCAGTGACGATGCAGCAAGACCTAGCGCATCTGCCTAGCTACCGAGTCGAGCGTGCTCAGTGGTTTGATATGTTCCCGCATACTGATCACGCTGAAGTGATGATGCTGTTGGTGCGCCAATAA
- the nfsA gene encoding oxygen-insensitive NADPH nitroreductase produces the protein MNAVIDTLLSHRSIRKFTDQAITPEQLDTIIRAGLAASSSSLLQVVSIIRITDPAKRQQLAELAGPQHYVETAAEFLVFCIDYQRHATLNSEVQAGFTELTLIGAVDAGIMAQNCLLAAESMGLGGVYIGGLRNKAAEVDALLELPPFSAVLFGMCLGHPDQDPDLKPRLPAEVILHENHYQPLDLNKVEQYDQTMLDYYGKRSSNQKQASWSEQVTGKLAGESRPHILPYLHSKGLATK, from the coding sequence ATGAACGCTGTTATTGACACTCTGCTTTCCCACCGTTCTATTCGCAAATTTACCGACCAAGCGATAACGCCAGAGCAACTCGACACCATCATTCGAGCAGGGCTAGCCGCTTCTTCTTCCAGTTTGCTACAAGTGGTCTCAATCATTCGCATTACCGATCCAGCCAAACGTCAGCAGCTTGCCGAGCTCGCGGGGCCACAACACTATGTCGAAACGGCTGCCGAATTCCTCGTGTTTTGCATTGATTATCAACGCCACGCCACCCTCAACTCAGAAGTACAAGCGGGCTTTACCGAGCTGACATTGATCGGCGCGGTGGATGCCGGCATCATGGCGCAAAACTGCTTATTGGCCGCAGAGTCGATGGGGTTAGGTGGCGTTTACATCGGTGGGCTGAGAAACAAAGCCGCCGAGGTGGATGCCCTTCTCGAACTGCCTCCATTCAGTGCCGTCTTGTTTGGTATGTGCTTAGGCCATCCAGACCAAGACCCTGATCTCAAACCACGGCTGCCCGCGGAGGTCATTCTCCACGAGAACCACTATCAGCCGCTCGATCTCAATAAAGTAGAGCAATACGATCAAACCATGCTCGACTACTATGGCAAGCGTTCATCAAACCAAAAACAGGCCAGCTGGTCTGAACAAGTAACGGGCAAGCTGGCGGGGGAATCTCGCCCTCATATCTTGCCTTATTTACACAGCAAAGGCTTGGCGACAAAGTAA
- a CDS encoding LysR family transcriptional regulator, which translates to MDRLEALRAFVAIAEQGSLSGAANVLEIERTKVSRYLSELEEWVGSRLLHRTTRKQSLTDAGEQTLELAYQMLSLSNEVSAIRDRQNNTLSGKLRIASAYSLIEHFLLQAVEAFCAQWPEVQIELLVADSSTHLIEEGVDLAVRITNDLAPGLIARQMGVCRSALVATPAYLEQFGHPQQPSDLPAHRCLSFSYFGKNRWYLTRDNRRESIDIQGPITANISTIVLSATLHGSGISQQPYAAVAPHLAQGRLLPVLPDWQPDELGVYLVYSSRKQITPLHRQFIDFICQRMASDPLWQAL; encoded by the coding sequence ATGGACAGATTAGAGGCTCTCAGGGCTTTTGTAGCAATTGCAGAACAAGGCAGTTTGTCTGGCGCTGCAAACGTGCTCGAAATCGAGAGGACCAAGGTATCACGCTATCTTAGTGAGTTAGAAGAGTGGGTTGGAAGCCGTTTGCTTCACCGCACCACCCGTAAACAAAGCCTCACGGATGCTGGAGAGCAAACGCTCGAACTCGCCTATCAAATGCTTTCCCTTTCTAATGAAGTGAGCGCGATACGAGATCGGCAAAACAATACGCTTTCTGGCAAGCTTCGTATTGCTTCGGCCTACTCTTTAATTGAGCATTTCTTGTTGCAAGCCGTGGAAGCGTTTTGTGCTCAATGGCCAGAGGTACAGATCGAACTGCTGGTGGCCGATAGCAGCACCCACTTAATTGAAGAGGGGGTGGATCTGGCGGTACGAATTACCAATGATTTGGCCCCAGGGCTTATTGCAAGGCAAATGGGTGTGTGTCGTAGTGCCCTTGTTGCCACACCTGCGTATCTTGAACAGTTTGGTCATCCGCAGCAGCCCAGCGATTTGCCAGCACATCGTTGTTTAAGCTTCAGTTACTTTGGCAAAAACCGTTGGTATTTAACCCGAGATAACCGCCGAGAAAGTATCGATATTCAAGGCCCTATCACCGCCAATATTTCTACGATCGTGTTATCGGCAACACTGCATGGAAGTGGCATCAGCCAGCAGCCCTATGCTGCGGTGGCGCCACATCTTGCACAAGGTCGTCTATTGCCCGTCTTGCCGGATTGGCAGCCTGATGAACTAGGGGTTTACCTCGTCTATTCAAGTCGTAAGCAGATCACGCCGTTACATCGGCAGTTTATTGATTTTATTTGTCAGCGAATGGCAAGCGATCCGCTGTGGCAGGCGTTATAA
- a CDS encoding TauD/TfdA dioxygenase family protein: MNKIEREAMKITPVAASFGALVEDVQLGAINERQFEALYQAFLHYKVLFFRDQLLTAEQHLAIGQCFGELEPIHPFFPHLADAPQVVVIETREGLPPGESYWHTDLTWKARPSKCALLHAQHCPASGGDTIWTDMEAVWQSLDDSLKQQLRPLLATHALHAFENSRYDHKDEDGESYVVKKSREFPAVHHPVVAQHPETGRETLYINEQFTRCIDGLEEAQSQALLETLFATAREEKFQVRFQWQANSLAIWDNRATQHFAVTDYGDQPRRLHRVTITGDAPQATQLK; encoded by the coding sequence GTGAACAAAATTGAGCGAGAAGCCATGAAAATAACCCCTGTAGCGGCATCGTTTGGCGCCTTAGTTGAAGACGTTCAGCTCGGTGCCATCAACGAGCGACAATTTGAGGCGTTGTACCAAGCGTTCTTACATTACAAAGTGCTGTTCTTTCGCGATCAGTTGCTGACAGCAGAGCAGCATTTGGCAATCGGGCAATGCTTTGGTGAGCTGGAACCGATCCACCCTTTCTTTCCTCATTTGGCAGACGCCCCACAAGTGGTGGTGATTGAAACCCGAGAAGGATTGCCACCTGGAGAGAGCTACTGGCACACCGATCTCACTTGGAAAGCCCGCCCCTCAAAATGCGCTCTGCTTCATGCCCAGCACTGCCCAGCTTCTGGAGGCGATACGATTTGGACCGACATGGAAGCGGTTTGGCAATCGCTTGATGATTCATTAAAGCAGCAGTTGAGACCGCTGTTGGCCACCCATGCTTTACACGCTTTTGAAAATAGCCGTTATGACCACAAGGATGAAGATGGGGAAAGCTACGTGGTGAAGAAATCGCGCGAGTTTCCAGCGGTACATCACCCTGTGGTAGCGCAGCATCCGGAAACTGGACGAGAGACACTGTATATTAATGAACAATTTACCCGTTGTATTGACGGGTTGGAGGAAGCGCAAAGCCAAGCGCTGCTAGAAACGCTTTTTGCCACAGCTCGAGAAGAGAAATTTCAAGTCCGCTTTCAATGGCAAGCAAACTCTTTGGCCATTTGGGATAACCGCGCGACCCAACACTTTGCCGTGACCGATTATGGCGATCAGCCACGTCGCTTGCACCGCGTCACCATTACTGGCGATGCACCACAAGCAACGCAACTTAAGTAA
- the vmh gene encoding MBL-fold metallo-hydrolase Vmh has product MKKILAVAVLATLSQPALAALKLTTYNPQEKAIFPVSSTLISGKKEAILFDAQFSTTEGKALVELIRQSGKELTTVYITGGDPDFYFGLQPIVEAFPQVKIKATATIVDHINHTKDQKIGYWGPILGEGAPSQLYVPEVYNGDILLEGEKIELKEAGTHNAYYWIPSLKTALGGVSTYSGIHVWMADSQTKEERLEWVASLDRMKQLKPKRVIPGHYLGQVPPRVEAVDFTKQYVMDWQRYVEQSSNSTQLIEKITAQYPLLTADEGVTIGAKVSMGEMKW; this is encoded by the coding sequence ATGAAGAAAATACTTGCCGTTGCGGTACTCGCAACCCTGAGCCAGCCAGCATTGGCAGCACTGAAACTGACCACTTATAACCCACAAGAAAAGGCCATTTTTCCGGTCAGCTCGACGCTGATTTCGGGGAAAAAAGAAGCCATTTTGTTCGATGCACAGTTCAGTACTACCGAAGGTAAAGCGCTGGTGGAGTTGATTCGTCAATCGGGCAAAGAACTCACCACGGTGTACATTACTGGTGGTGATCCAGATTTCTATTTTGGTCTTCAGCCGATCGTGGAAGCCTTTCCTCAAGTAAAGATTAAAGCGACGGCAACCATCGTTGATCACATCAATCACACAAAAGATCAAAAGATCGGTTACTGGGGGCCAATTCTTGGCGAAGGTGCGCCAAGTCAGCTTTATGTGCCAGAGGTCTACAACGGCGACATCTTGCTTGAAGGTGAAAAGATTGAGCTAAAAGAAGCGGGTACGCATAACGCGTACTACTGGATCCCGTCTCTTAAAACCGCATTGGGTGGGGTATCCACTTACAGTGGCATTCATGTCTGGATGGCTGATAGTCAAACCAAAGAGGAACGTCTTGAGTGGGTTGCATCACTCGATCGTATGAAGCAATTGAAGCCAAAGCGCGTGATCCCAGGCCATTACTTAGGGCAAGTTCCCCCTCGTGTAGAGGCGGTTGATTTCACGAAACAGTATGTGATGGATTGGCAGCGCTATGTAGAGCAATCAAGCAACTCGACGCAATTGATTGAAAAGATCACGGCGCAATACCCACTACTGACGGCAGATGAAGGCGTCACCATTGGGGCGAAGGTGAGCATGGGTGAAATGAAGTGGTAA